One part of the Neodiprion virginianus isolate iyNeoVirg1 chromosome 3, iyNeoVirg1.1, whole genome shotgun sequence genome encodes these proteins:
- the LOC124301574 gene encoding odorant receptor 4-like, which yields MEVSSTVKLLEWNEILLSLVGLWPLSHNDTRFTLGLSCLLIHVTLEHVDLYKNGKNFEHVVANLSENIMFTTILIEVTLLRVNSRKLGQIIRAVYEDFVEENYKTSTETKILLDNFEKTRIFVVSSVMLILPAAVSYYLTPFINLLRTMNGNSTVQLELPYHTYIFYDVSKISSYAMTYAAQLPFVFFSAFGSIASICLVISLTLHVCGQLSVLAERINDVNTDGQECGLAIKTLVKKHVRLIRMTQTLEEVYNVMLLGQLLGGMILICILSYYVLANTEGEQNTDFVSFTLYVLSVIHHIFVYCYVGERLVQESTKVHDALSACRWYDMSSVHAKMLIICMSRSQKPLVLTAGKFCTFSMGSFANVMKTSMAYLSVLKSLL from the exons atGGAAGTGTCATCTACGGTTAAACTTCTAGAATGGAACGAAATTCTCCTGTCCTTGGTGGGTCTTTGGCCACTCAGTCATAACGATACGCGGTTTACCCTCGGTCTAAGTTGTTTACTGATTCATGTAACTTTGGAACACGTAGACCTTTACAAAAAcggcaaaaattttgaacacgTCGTGGCGAATCTATCGGAAAACATAATGTTCACGACGATCCTGATTGAAGTGACTCTTCTACGTGTTAACAGCCGGAAACTGGGGCAAATAATCCGGGCGGTTTACGAGGATTTTGTCGAGGAGAATTATAAAACATCTacggaaacaaaaattcttttaGACAACTTTGAGAAGACCCGGATATTCGTTGTATCATCTGTAATGCTGATACTTCCTGCGGCAGTTAGTTACTACCTAACTCCTTTCATTAATCTGCTCAGAACCA TGAACGGAAATTCAACAGTGCAGTTAGAATTGCCATACCACACGTATATATTCTATGACgtgtcaaaaatttcatcttacGCAATGACATACGCCGCTCAGCTTCCGTTCGTCTTTTTCTCGGCTTTTGGATCCATCGCCTCCATTTGTTTAGTCATCAGTTTGACGCTCCACGTGTGTGGACAACTGTCCGTCCTTGCGGAACGAATCAACGATGTAAATACCGATGGTCAAGAGTGTGGTCTGGCCATAAAAACGCTTGTCAAAAAACACGTGCGACTGATACG AATGACACAGACTCTGGAGGAGGTGTACAATGTTATGTTATTGGGTCAACTCCTTGGAGGAATGATTCTCATATGTATCCTGTCCTACTACGTTTTAGCG AACACTGAGGGAGAACAGAACACTGATTTCGTCAGTTTCACGTTGTACGTCCTTAGTGTGATACATCACATCTTCGTTTACTGTTACGTGGGTGAACGTCTTGTTCAAgag AGTACTAAAGTACATGACGCATTAAGCGCATGTCGATGGTACGACATGTCATCGGTTCACGCCAAAATGCTCATCATATGCATGTCCAGGTCTCAGAAGCCGCTCGTACTGACGGCTGGAAAATTCTGCACATTTTCTATGGGCAGTTTTGCAAAT GTAATGAAAACCTCGATGGCGTACCTGTCAGTGTTGAAAAGTCTCCTTTAA